The genomic window CGCTCGACCGGGCCGACGAAGAGACGATGCGCATCCTGCACACTTACAGCAACAAGGTCGTCCTGGAACACATCTTCGCCGGCGAGGAGCGCATGGACGAGGTACGTGCCTTTTCGGCCAGCCTCGATTACCGCAAGCTCTTCCCGCTCATGGTGATGGAAGAGGGGCTGCGCGAAACGCTCGACGCCTTGAAAGGGCGGGTGGAACTTGCCGTCTGCACCAACCGCTCAAGTTCCATGGAGGCCCTTCTCTCCACTTTCGGGCTGGACGGCTATTTCAGCCTCGTCATGACCGCGGCGCTGGTGAAAAACCCGAAGCCGCACCCGGAGCCGGTGTTCAAGGTGCTGGAGCATTACGGAATAGCCCCGGAGGAGGCCATCTTCATCGGGGACTCCGAGGTAGACCAGCGCGCTGCCGAAGGAGCCGGCGTCCGCTTCGTCTCGTACCGCGGCGATTTTCCCGCCCCACTGAGGATAGAGAAACACCAGGATCTGCTGTCACTGCTTTAACCCGGAGGTTGATCTATGGAGCCCGTGCCGCAGGAAGATGCGCTGAAGCTGACCAGCCGCGCCCTTTGCGCTTTTTCCGCAGGGGAGATTTCGTCCGCGCTCGCCCAGTTGGAGCGCGTACTGAAGCTCGGTGACAACCCGCAGCTCCACTCCTACCTCGGCTTTTGCATCGCCAAGGAGAGAGGGCAGGTGAAAAAGGGAGCCGAGTTTTGCCTCGCCTCGCTGGAGCACGAACCGCAGAACCCGGTGCATTACCTGAACCTCGCCCGGGTGCACCAGGTCGCCGGCAACAAGCTGCAGGCCATCGAGGTGCTGAGGCAAGGGATGGGTGTCGGTGGGAGCGAAGAGATCGTTACCCTTCTCGGCAAACTCGGGACCCGCAAACCGCCCCCGCTTCGCTTCCTGTCGCGCGACCATTTCCTGAACAAGTGGCTCGGCATCGCGCTGGGTCGCATCGGGCTGCGCTGAAGGCACGGCCACTGCCGTACCGGCAAAACAAAAGGCCGTGCCCCGGATCATACCGGTGGCACGGCCTTTTTTCTGTGCGCGGCTTCTTGTCAGATACCCAGGATCTTTGACAGCTCGTGCAGCTCGTCCTGGGTCGTCTTCTCGCTCACCACCACGGTCTCAAGTAACGTACTGCAGATCTCGCCGCAGCAAAGCCCCACCATCTTCCCCATCTCTCCGGCCAAAAGCTGCTCGACCGCGGCATTGCCGAAACGGCTCCCAAGCAGCCGGTCGAAAACCGACGGGGCTCCGCCGCGCTGGTAGTGGCCGAGCACGGTCACCCTGGTCTCGAAGCCGATGGCGTCCTTGATGTTGTCGGCGATGTTCTGGGCGCGCCCGGCCCCCTCGGCCAGGATGATGATGGCGTTGCTGCGGCCCTCCTCATAGCGCCTGCGCAACTGGTTGCAAAGGTCAGCCACGTCGTGCTCTACCTCGGGTATGATGGCGTACTCGGCCCCGGTGGCTATGGCGGACATGCTGGCCAGGTAGCCCGAGTTTCTCCCCATCACCTCGATGACGAAGGCGCGGTCGTGTGAGCTTGCCGTATCCTTGATGCAGTCGACGGCGTAGATGATGTTGTTGAGCGCGGTGTCGACGCCGAGCGCCATGTCGGTGAAGGCTATGTCGTTGTCGATGCTCGCCGGTACGCCGATCACCGGGACCCCGAGCTTGTGCAGGGCGAGCGCGCCGTTTAAGGAACCGTCCCCTCCGATCACGACGAGCCCTTCCACCCCGAAATCCTGCAGGTGCCGCACCGCCTTCTCGCGTCCGAGCACGGTGCGGAACTCCTCGCTGCGCGCCGACTGCAGAAAGGTGCCGCCGCGGTGCAGGATGCCGGCGACCTCTCTGGTCGTCATCTCGATGAAGTCACCTTTTAAAAGCCCGGCGTACCCCTTGCGGAAACCCACAACCTGCACGCCGCGTGCGAGGGCTGTGCGGGTCGCGCTCCGAATGGTGGCGTTCATGCCGGAGCAGTCGCCGCCGCTTGTCAGAATCCCTATCCTCTTCATCTGTCGCTCCGCTTTGCTGTTGCCGCCCTTGACGTTTCCCTCTGCGAGAGGGGGCCTCCAGGCCAGGGTTGAATATAACATGCGGGGAATCGTTTTCAACGACAGCGGCAAGGCGCCGCTAGGCCTTCTCCCGCTCTCCCCTGATCCACTCCATTCTCTCCTTGATGCTCTTTTCATAGCCGGAGGCCTTGGGTGTGTAAAAGCGCCTCCCGGCTAGCTCTTCCGGCAGGTAGTCCTGCACCACGATGCCGTCCTTGTGGTCGTGCGGGTAGAGGTAACCCTTCCCGTAACCTAAGCCTTTCATCAGCTTGGTCGGCGCGTTGCGGACCTGCATCGGTACCGGAAGCCCTCCGGACTTTCTCACCTCGGCGAGCGCCTCGTTGATCCCGGCGTAGCTCGCGTTGGATTTCGGCGCGGTGGCCAGGTAGGTGACCGCCTGGCCGAGGATGATCCTCCCCTCCGGCATGCCGACCAGACGGAACGCATCGAGCGCAGAAACCGCCATCTGCAGCCCGCGCGGGTCGGCGTTTCCCACGTCTTCCGAAGCGAAGATCACCATGCGCCTCAGGATGAAGATCGGGTCCTCGCCCGCTTCCAACATGCGCGCGAGCCAATAGAGGGCCGCGTCCGGGTCCGAGCCGCGCATGGACTTTATGAAGGCGGAGATGACGTTGTAGTGCTCCTCGCCCCCTTTGTCGTAGAGCAGCGGTTTTTTCTGCAGCGCGTCGCGCGCCGTCTCCAGGGTGATGGTCCCGTCCTGGGCGAGGCGGGCCGCCATGTCCAGGGTGTTCAGCGCGATCCTCGCGTCACCCCCTGCCTGCTCGGCGATGAAGGCGAGCGCCTCATCGGCCGCGGTGAGGCCGGCGGCGCCCAGTCCCCGCTCCTCGTCGGCTAACGCCCCCTTGAGGATCTCGAGGATGTCCTCGTCGGAAAGCGGGTGCAAAACGAGCACCTTGCAGCGCGACAAAAGCGGCGCGATCACCTCGAAAGAGGGGTTTTCCGTGGTGGCGCCGATCATGGTGAAGGTGCCGCGTTCCACGTAAGGAAGGAAGGCGTCCTGCTGGCTCTTGTTGAAGCGGTGGATTTCGTCCACGAAGAGGATGGTCCGCTTCCCCTGGTACTTGAGGGCTTCCTCAGCCTCCTTGACCACCTCGCGGATCTCCTTTATCCCGTTCATGATGGCGGAGAAGAAGATGAAGTGGCTCTTGGTGGCTCCCGCGATGATGCGGGCGAGGGTGGTCTTGCCGGAGCCGGGCGGGCCCCAGAAGATGAGGGAGGTGATCCTGTCGCTCTCGATGAGCCTTCTGAGCATCTTCCCTTCGCCCAGAAGGTGACCTTGCCCCAGATATTCGGAGATGGTGCGCGGCCGCATGCGCTCGGCAAGCGGCGCGAATTGTTCTTGGTTGCCGTTGAATAGATCCAATCAGAGCCTCTGTAGTTCCACGGCCCCCGGGCGGATGTCGATCGGTTTGATGCCCCAGATCTCTCTGGCGTACTCGTCGATGGTCCTGTCGCTGGAGAATTTACCCATGCCGGCGCAGTTCAGAATCGCGCGCCGCGCCCACTCGCGCTGGTCCCTGAAAAGCGCGGCCACCTGCTCGTGACAGGCGACGTACGAGGCGTAGTCGGCCAGGAGCATGTAGTGGTCGCCGAGGTCCAGAAGCGAGTCGGTGAGCGGGGTGAAAAGGTCGGGAGCCCACGGGGAGAAGAACCCCGAGGAGATCATGTCGATGACACGTTTCAGTTCCCGGTTGCCGTTGTAGTATTCCCGCGGATTGTAGCCGCGCTCGCGCAGCTGCATCACTTCGGCCGCGGTCATGCCGAAGATGAAGATGTTTTCGCGACCCACCTCTTCCATGATCTCGATGTTGGCGCCATCCAGGGTGCCTATGGTGAGCGCGCCGTTCAGGGCGAACTTCATGTTGCCGGTCCCTGACGCCTCGGTCCCGGCGGTGGAGATCTGTTCGGAGAGGTCGGAGGCGGGGAAGATCTTTTCCGCAAGGGAAACGCCGTAGTTGGCGAGGAACACCACCTTGATCCTGCCCGCCACGTCCGGGTCGTGGTTCACCACCGCGGCTACCGCGTTGATGAGCCTTATGATGAGCTTCGCCGCCGCGTAGGACGGAGCCGCCTTCCCTGCGAAGATGAAGGTACGGGGGGCCACGTCCCGCGCCGGGTCGTCCTTGATGCGGTTGAAAAGTGTGATCACGTGCAGCACGTTCAAAAGCTGGCGCTTGTACTCGTGGATCCTCTTCACCTGCACGTCGAACATCGAGTCGGGGTCGACGTCGATGTCGTTATGCTGCTTGATGTAGCGGCAAAGGTCCTCCTTGTTCCCCCGCTTCACCTGCTGCCAGCGCCCGAGGAACTCCGGGTCCCCCGCGATGGCGCGCAGCTTCTCGAGCTCGAAGAGGTTCTTGGTCCAGCCGTCGCCTATGTACTCGTCGATGAGGGAGGAGAGGGCGGGGTTGGACATCTTGAGCCAGCGTCTCTGCGTGATGCCGTTGGTCTTGTTGTTGAAGCGCTCCGGGTACATCTCGTAGAAGTCGTGGAAGAGCTCGTTTTTCAGGATCTCGGTATGCAGCGCGGCGACGCCGTTCACCGAGTGACTCCCGACGATGGCTAAGTGCGCCATGCGTATCTTCCTCTCCCAGTGCTCCTCCACGATGGACATGCGGGTGAGGCGTTCGGGTTCGCCCGGAAAGCGCGCCTTGATCTCCATCATGAACTGCTCGTTGATCTCGTAGATGATCTGCAGGTGCCTGGGGAGAATCTGCTCGAAGAACCAGACCGGCCACTGCTCCAGCGCCTCGGGGAGGATGGTGTGGTTCGTGTAGGCGAAGGTCTTCGTGGTGATCGCCCACGCCTCGTCCCAATCGATCCCTTCCTCGTCCATGAGAACGCGCATCAGCTCGGGGATGGCGAGGGTGGGGTGGGTGTCGTTCAACTGGATGGCGACCTTGTCGGGAAGCAGCTTCATGTCGCGATGCTTCTTCTTGAAGCGGTACAGGACGTCGTGCACGGTGGCCGAGGCGAGGAAGTACTCCTGCTTGAAGCGGAGCTCCTTTCCCTCGACGACGTTGTCGGCGGGGTAGAGGACCTTGGAGATGGTCTCCGATTGCATCTTCTTTTCTACCGCGCGAATGTAGTTTCCCTCGTTGAAGAACTTCAAGTCGAATTCGCGGCTCGACTTGGCGCTCCAAAGCCTAAGCGTATTCACGCTGTGGGTCTGGTAGCCGGGGATCGGGGTGTCGTAGGCCATGGCCATGACGTCGTCGGTATCGACCCATTCGCGCGCGAGCTTGCCGTTTTTGTCGAAGGTCGAGATGACCCGCCCGTAGAACTTCACCGTGTGCAGGTGCTCCTGCCGGTCGAGCTCCCAGGGGTTTCTGTAGCGCAGCCAGTTGTCCGGGATCTCCACCTGCGCCCCGTCGGCGATGTGCTGCCTGAAGATCCCGTACTCGTAGCGGATGCCGTAGCCGTATGCGGGAATCGACATGGTGGCCATGGAGTCGAGGAAACAGGCGGCAAGCCGTCCGAGGCCGCCGTTGCCGAGCCCCGCGTCCTGCTCCTCGTTGAGGATCAGGTCGAAGTCGTTGCCGAGCGAGGTGATCGCGTCCTTGAAATCGTCCCAGAGGCCCAGGTTGATGAGGCTGTTGGAGAGGGTTCTCCCCATCAGGAATTCCATCGACATGTAATAGACGCGCTTGTTGTCGGAATTGTAATAGGCCTGCTGTGTGTCGAGCCAACGCTCAACAAGATGATCCCTTACGGCATAGGCGAGAGCGTTATACCTGTCATACGGGGTGGCGGAGTATTTGTCCTTTCCCAGTGTGTATTCCAGGTGTTCCAGGAAGGACTTTATGATGAGCATCTGCTCGTCTAGTTCTTCGTTGATACCGATCTGCTCTTCGGTCATGAGTCACCCTGCATCTGCACGTAGTTATTACGGGAAAGGCGTCAACTGGAGCAGCCGCACCGCCCCAGTTTTCCGTTGGACATGATACAACAACTGTGCTAGTAAATCCTAGATTACAGTACAAGTAAAGGGCCAGTGATGAAAAAAATCGCCATTTTCGCCAAAGTGCACGATCCGCGCTGTCTCGGGGTCGCAGAGGAGCTCATCGAGTGGCTTGCTGCCCGGGGCATCACCGCTCAGGTCGAGAAGCACCTCTCCAGGCGTCTCAGGCGCACGACGCTGGCCGAGAGCGCGGAAAGCTCCGACATCGCGCAGGACGCGGATTTCGTCGTGGTTTTGGGCGGCGACGGCACCCTCATCGCGGCGGCCCGGCTCGTGGGGGAGCGCGACGTCCCGATCCTCGCGGTGAACCTCGGGAGCTTAGGTTTTCTCACCGAGATCACCCTGGGCGAGCTTTATCCATCGGTAGAGCGCTGTCTCGCAGGCGACTTCGAGGTGAGCGAACGCATGATGCTCATGGCGAGTGTCGAGCGCGACGGCGAGGTGGTCGAGCTGCATCGCGTGCTGAACGACGTGGTCATCAACAAGGGGGCGCTCGCGAGGATCATCGACATGGAGACCTCGGTGAACGGCCGCTACCTGACCACCTTCAAGGCCGACGGCCTCATCCTGTCCACGCCCACCGGTTCGACCGGCTACTCCCTCTCC from Geomonas ferrireducens includes these protein-coding regions:
- a CDS encoding HAD family hydrolase translates to MNNGIKAVIYDCDGVLFDSFEANYAFYHLILERFGRPPLDRADEETMRILHTYSNKVVLEHIFAGEERMDEVRAFSASLDYRKLFPLMVMEEGLRETLDALKGRVELAVCTNRSSSMEALLSTFGLDGYFSLVMTAALVKNPKPHPEPVFKVLEHYGIAPEEAIFIGDSEVDQRAAEGAGVRFVSYRGDFPAPLRIEKHQDLLSLL
- a CDS encoding tetratricopeptide repeat protein, which gives rise to MEPVPQEDALKLTSRALCAFSAGEISSALAQLERVLKLGDNPQLHSYLGFCIAKERGQVKKGAEFCLASLEHEPQNPVHYLNLARVHQVAGNKLQAIEVLRQGMGVGGSEEIVTLLGKLGTRKPPPLRFLSRDHFLNKWLGIALGRIGLR
- the pfkA gene encoding 6-phosphofructokinase, with amino-acid sequence MKRIGILTSGGDCSGMNATIRSATRTALARGVQVVGFRKGYAGLLKGDFIEMTTREVAGILHRGGTFLQSARSEEFRTVLGREKAVRHLQDFGVEGLVVIGGDGSLNGALALHKLGVPVIGVPASIDNDIAFTDMALGVDTALNNIIYAVDCIKDTASSHDRAFVIEVMGRNSGYLASMSAIATGAEYAIIPEVEHDVADLCNQLRRRYEEGRSNAIIILAEGAGRAQNIADNIKDAIGFETRVTVLGHYQRGGAPSVFDRLLGSRFGNAAVEQLLAGEMGKMVGLCCGEICSTLLETVVVSEKTTQDELHELSKILGI
- a CDS encoding replication-associated recombination protein A, which gives rise to MRPRTISEYLGQGHLLGEGKMLRRLIESDRITSLIFWGPPGSGKTTLARIIAGATKSHFIFFSAIMNGIKEIREVVKEAEEALKYQGKRTILFVDEIHRFNKSQQDAFLPYVERGTFTMIGATTENPSFEVIAPLLSRCKVLVLHPLSDEDILEILKGALADEERGLGAAGLTAADEALAFIAEQAGGDARIALNTLDMAARLAQDGTITLETARDALQKKPLLYDKGGEEHYNVISAFIKSMRGSDPDAALYWLARMLEAGEDPIFILRRMVIFASEDVGNADPRGLQMAVSALDAFRLVGMPEGRIILGQAVTYLATAPKSNASYAGINEALAEVRKSGGLPVPMQVRNAPTKLMKGLGYGKGYLYPHDHKDGIVVQDYLPEELAGRRFYTPKASGYEKSIKERMEWIRGEREKA
- a CDS encoding glycogen/starch/alpha-glucan phosphorylase encodes the protein MTEEQIGINEELDEQMLIIKSFLEHLEYTLGKDKYSATPYDRYNALAYAVRDHLVERWLDTQQAYYNSDNKRVYYMSMEFLMGRTLSNSLINLGLWDDFKDAITSLGNDFDLILNEEQDAGLGNGGLGRLAACFLDSMATMSIPAYGYGIRYEYGIFRQHIADGAQVEIPDNWLRYRNPWELDRQEHLHTVKFYGRVISTFDKNGKLAREWVDTDDVMAMAYDTPIPGYQTHSVNTLRLWSAKSSREFDLKFFNEGNYIRAVEKKMQSETISKVLYPADNVVEGKELRFKQEYFLASATVHDVLYRFKKKHRDMKLLPDKVAIQLNDTHPTLAIPELMRVLMDEEGIDWDEAWAITTKTFAYTNHTILPEALEQWPVWFFEQILPRHLQIIYEINEQFMMEIKARFPGEPERLTRMSIVEEHWERKIRMAHLAIVGSHSVNGVAALHTEILKNELFHDFYEMYPERFNNKTNGITQRRWLKMSNPALSSLIDEYIGDGWTKNLFELEKLRAIAGDPEFLGRWQQVKRGNKEDLCRYIKQHNDIDVDPDSMFDVQVKRIHEYKRQLLNVLHVITLFNRIKDDPARDVAPRTFIFAGKAAPSYAAAKLIIRLINAVAAVVNHDPDVAGRIKVVFLANYGVSLAEKIFPASDLSEQISTAGTEASGTGNMKFALNGALTIGTLDGANIEIMEEVGRENIFIFGMTAAEVMQLRERGYNPREYYNGNRELKRVIDMISSGFFSPWAPDLFTPLTDSLLDLGDHYMLLADYASYVACHEQVAALFRDQREWARRAILNCAGMGKFSSDRTIDEYAREIWGIKPIDIRPGAVELQRL
- a CDS encoding NAD(+)/NADH kinase encodes the protein MKKIAIFAKVHDPRCLGVAEELIEWLAARGITAQVEKHLSRRLRRTTLAESAESSDIAQDADFVVVLGGDGTLIAAARLVGERDVPILAVNLGSLGFLTEITLGELYPSVERCLAGDFEVSERMMLMASVERDGEVVELHRVLNDVVINKGALARIIDMETSVNGRYLTTFKADGLILSTPTGSTGYSLSANGPILHPELECISLTPICPHTLTNRPLVMAADAHIAIKLKYAPDESVFLTLDGQVGMKLVSGDTVQITKAAHVTRLIQSRSKDYFEVLRTKLKWGER